A section of the Acidaminococcales bacterium genome encodes:
- a CDS encoding DUF1292 domain-containing protein, with the protein MKDSGEELIEDAVIVMVDENGNEEYYIEEEIIDIGGKRFAVLIPVDADEEYSGEFGEDAVIAKIIAGEGGEDNYCDPTDEEFAEVLAIYQEREKEEESD; encoded by the coding sequence ATGAAGGATTCGGGCGAAGAGTTGATAGAAGATGCGGTCATTGTCATGGTCGATGAAAATGGCAACGAAGAATATTACATAGAGGAAGAGATTATAGACATTGGCGGCAAAAGGTTCGCGGTATTGATACCGGTGGATGCCGACGAGGAATATAGCGGCGAATTCGGCGAAGACGCGGTTATCGCCAAAATAATTGCCGGCGAAGGCGGCGAGGACAATTATTGCGATCCCACCGATGAAGAATTTGCCGAAGTGCTGGCGATCTATCAAGAACGCGAAAAAGAAGAAGAAAGCGACTGA